A single Flavobacterium sp. 1 DNA region contains:
- the recN gene encoding DNA repair protein RecN — MITSLAIKNYALIEKLTIDFSKGFSIITGETGAGKSIILGALGLALGKRADLTSLKNKENKCVIEAHFEISKYNLRPFFEANDLDYEDDTIIRREILPSGKSRAFINDSPVNLQELQELGLFLIDIHSQQQTQELSDEAVQFKIIDAIANNLDVINSYQSELKKYKADKSKLNALIKRKAEASKEQEYNTFLLEELVGAKLKSGEQEVLEENYEQLNNVEIIKESLDKSLAIANEEQIGVMHNLNEIKNAIQKIALFSSDYNLLFERITSLKIEFDDIAIELNRCSEKLINDPEQLNLINQKLQLIYNLQKKHQVSTVDELIAIQNTLENSVLELGNIDEEITKLTALVDANTKQLDQICDAIHNNRLQAIPLLSQKLIAILETLGMPNVRFKMELNESSAYLENGKDELQFLISANKGTDFGLLKKVASGGEMSRIMLAVKAILAQYSKLPTLIFDEIDTGVSGEIANRMGEIMKEMSTRMQIFAITHLPQIAAKGTEHFKVFKSTVGEGTQSELKLLTAEERVVEIAQMLSGTVISDSALNHAKALLN; from the coding sequence ATGATAACTTCACTAGCTATAAAAAACTATGCGTTAATTGAGAAATTAACAATCGATTTTTCGAAGGGTTTTTCGATAATTACTGGAGAAACTGGTGCTGGTAAATCGATAATACTAGGCGCTTTAGGTTTGGCTTTGGGAAAAAGAGCTGATTTAACTTCGCTTAAAAATAAAGAAAATAAATGTGTGATTGAAGCCCATTTTGAGATATCCAAATACAATCTTCGCCCTTTTTTTGAAGCAAATGATTTGGATTATGAAGATGATACCATTATCCGCAGAGAAATTTTACCTTCTGGAAAATCAAGAGCTTTTATAAATGACAGCCCTGTAAATTTACAAGAACTGCAAGAATTAGGTTTGTTTTTGATTGACATTCATTCGCAGCAGCAAACTCAAGAATTGTCTGATGAAGCGGTGCAGTTTAAAATTATTGACGCTATTGCAAATAATTTAGATGTAATCAATTCATATCAATCGGAATTAAAAAAGTATAAAGCTGATAAAAGCAAATTAAATGCTTTAATTAAAAGAAAAGCAGAAGCGTCTAAAGAGCAGGAATACAATACTTTTCTTTTGGAGGAATTGGTTGGAGCTAAATTAAAATCTGGCGAACAAGAAGTTCTTGAAGAAAATTATGAGCAATTGAATAATGTGGAGATTATCAAAGAATCCCTTGATAAGTCTTTAGCTATTGCAAATGAAGAACAAATAGGCGTAATGCATAATTTGAATGAAATTAAAAATGCTATTCAAAAAATTGCTCTTTTTTCATCTGATTATAATTTGTTATTTGAAAGGATTACAAGTTTAAAAATCGAGTTTGATGACATCGCAATTGAGTTAAACCGCTGTTCTGAAAAATTAATCAATGATCCGGAGCAGTTAAATTTGATTAATCAGAAATTGCAATTGATTTATAATCTGCAAAAGAAACATCAAGTGAGTACAGTTGATGAGTTAATTGCAATCCAGAATACTTTAGAAAATTCAGTATTAGAATTAGGAAATATTGATGAAGAGATTACCAAATTGACGGCATTAGTTGATGCTAATACAAAGCAGCTGGATCAAATTTGCGATGCCATACATAATAATAGACTGCAGGCAATTCCTTTGTTATCACAAAAATTAATTGCAATATTAGAAACTTTGGGAATGCCTAACGTTCGATTTAAAATGGAATTAAATGAATCTTCCGCTTATCTTGAAAATGGAAAAGATGAGTTGCAGTTTTTAATTTCTGCGAATAAAGGAACTGATTTTGGGTTGTTAAAGAAAGTAGCCTCAGGAGGTGAAATGTCCCGAATTATGCTTGCTGTAAAAGCTATTTTGGCACAATATTCAAAACTGCCGACTTTGATTTTTGATGAGATTGACACAGGAGTTTCTGGAGAAATTGCCAATAGAATGGGTGAGATTATGAAAGAAATGAGCACTCGGATGCAGATATTTGCAATAACGCATTTACCGCAAATTGCAGCTAAGGGAACAGAACATTTCAAAGTATTCAAATCTACTGTTGGCGAGGGCACTCAATCAGAATTAAAATTACTGACTGCCGAAGAAAGAGTGGTAGAAATTGCACAAATGCTGTCAGGAACCGTTATATCGGATTCAGCCTTAAATCATGCAAAAGCCTTGTTGAACTAA